The sequence TTGGGAATCGACATTTCTGGTCAATTGGATATTATGTGAGTACAGTTGGCCTTAATGAAGCTACAATAAAAAAGTATATAAGAGAACAAGAGAAAGCAGATCAAATGATGGATAAAATTAGTGTAAAAGAGTTAGAAGACCCCTTCAGGGGTAGCTAGTACCAAGTGCAAAGATGGCTTGAACGAAGTGAAAAGCAGCACTTTTAGGTGCCGCTAGTAATCAGCCCTTATAGGGCTGGTGCATGCCGCCCGTTTAACGGGCGGTCATGACTCTGTGTTACATCCTCTATATCTTTGCACTTCTGTGTAAACGGTTCTTTCATTTTTACTTCTACAACAGGAATTGGTAATCCAGGCGGTAGAGATGGGAATTGTAGTCGCCGTCATGCAGATATTCCACGCCGGCGTTGAAGCGGCCTTGGCGGTAGGAAATAGTGCCTTTGTAGCTTTTGATGCTGCCGTCTTTATTGCGGGCCCAGAGGCCTTGCTCCCAAGCAAGCGCCAATGTACCGCCTCCGATAGGAATATCGTATTTTGGCGTAATGCTGAGGCGGTGTTCTTGCTGAGGCACCCAGTAAATGCCGGGCTGGGTAAACTTGGCATCGTGATAGGCGTAAGAAGCGACGGTCTCAAAACGGGCGGAATGCTTTTGCGTATACGAAAGAACGTACTTTTGTTCGCGATTTTGGTCGCTATAGAACCATTGATTGGTCTCTAATCCCAGCGAAGCGCCGGGACTGGTGCGCCACATGTGGCTGGCGGAGACGCTGCTGCGAAAGAGGTTGCGCTCGTTGGCCGGGATTGTGCCGATGCTTTCGCGGCCAACGCTGTACCAGGCGTGATGGGTGTCGCTGATACTTTGATCATACATAAGCGCGGCAGGAACAAAGCTACGCAAATCGTTTTTCGTGTAGCCGCCCCAAATAGTGAGATTGGCTTCATTTTTCAAAGGGCGCACCCATTTGAAGACCAATGTCTTTTCATCAATAGACGGACGATATTTTTGCCCCAAGCGCGTGAGATACAGCGTGTAGCTCAGCGGATTCTCCGCTTTTTCATCGGTAATCTTCATGCTGCGGGATGTTACGCCGTCGCTGTCGGTGCTGTAAGTAAAACTAGTATCAACGATTGTTTTTTTTGTATCTGTCGCTGCTTCCGCCGTTCCGTAGAAAACTAAACTGGCGGCGCAGCACAGGAAAAAAAACGCTTTTTTCATACTCTCCTCCTCTTTTTGCAGGGCCCTGCTAATGTATTCGTATCACGCGCCAGGGGCAATTCTTTTTCCGCCTGGCTGCGTCAGAAAACCTTGAAAGAGCGCCGCTATTCCTGCGGCCTTCTTCCTTGCCAGGCGAAAAAATCTCTTGCCCTGGCGGTGCACTCATGAAATCAGCAGGACCCTTGGGTCTTGGAAAAATATATTGATTAAATATCAGCCCCTATAGAATTTTAAAACAAAATATCCGCGTGCCCTCCCTCTACTCACTCTACTCCTGTTAAAATACGTGCCCTGTAATCCTCGATCGGGCCCTCTGGTCCTCCGATTCTCTTGTTCAATCCATTATTTCTCTGGCTTTTCCTCTGTTACTCTGCTTACTCTGCGTTCCGTGTCTTCTGTGTTACTTTTTCCCCGCGCCCTCCTGCTCCGCAGGCTTTTCGCTTTGCTGAAAGCCTTGGCGCTTCATGTTGCCCCAGCCTGTTTGCTGGCGCAGGGTATTCAAGTAGCCTGTGACGCGCCAAAAATTGGCCAATTGCCGGAACCAGAAGTTTTCCAAAATGGCGTAGCCCAGCAAGGTAGCCATGTAGGGGCCGGGGAAATAATCATTTTCCCGGGAGACAATGACAAGAGAGAACACCGACACAAGTACTCCTAAAAGGACGCTGCTTAGCAGCAGCAGCAAAGCAAGCGGCAGGTTGAGCAAACCAAGGCAAGCGGCAGCGACAACCATGACGTAGCCTTGCACTTCTAAAAATGGACCGAACATTTCGAAAAGGAAGAAATACGGTAAGGCCACCATCCCCAAAAGGCCATAACGGGGGTTGAGCAGCAACTGGCGGTGGAAGAAAAGAATGTCAATGAGGCCGCGCTGCCAGCGATCTCGCTGGCGGTGCAGGACAGACAGTGTAGAGGGGACTTCAGTCCAGCAGTTGGCGTTGAAGGCGTAGAGAATGCTGTGTGGCAAGTTTTGTTCGCACATGTAACGCCGCAGGCGCACGACTAGTTCCATGTCTTCGCCGACGGTGTCTTTTTTGTGGCGCTCGCTGCTGGTAAGGTAGCCGCCGATTTCGACCACGCGGTCTTTGTTGAAAAGGCCGAAAGCGCCGGAAATAATCAACAAGGAGTTGATATGCGCCCAACCGAGACGGCCGGCCATAAAGGCCCGCAAGTATTCGATGGTTTGGAAGCGCGCCAGGTGGCTGGCAGGAAGTCCGATATGAGTCAGCTCGCCGCGATCAACCTTGCAGCCATTAACCGGAAAGATATTGCCGCCCACGGCGATCGGTTCCGCCGGTGCGTCCAAGATAGTGGAAGCCAGCTTGAGAAGAGAGTCTTTTTCCAGCAGGCAGTCGGCGTCAATGCCGCAGAAAAACTCCTTCCCCGAGACGTTGATGCCCACGTTGAGGGCATCGGCCTTGCCGCCGTTGGCCTTGTCCACAACCAGCAGCTTGGGGATGGCCTTCGAGGCGTAGAGCCCTCGGATAGGCTGAGTTTTGAGACGCTGCGGCACAAAACGGTCGATTTTTTCCAGCTGAAAGTGTTCAATCAGCTGATTAAGGGTGTTGTCGTTGGAGCCGTCATTGACTACGAGCAGTTCGTAGTTGGGATAATGCAGGTTCAAAAGAGATCGGGTGCTTTCAATGATGGTGCTCTCTTCCAGGTAGGCCGGGGCGATGATGGTAATGCCAGGCAGCATACGGGGGCGGAAGAGGAAGCTACGTTTCTTTGTCTTCCATGCGTCAGCTTGTTTGCGGATGGCTAAAAGAGAAAAAAACAGAAGCGCCAAAGAAATTCCGTTGACCGCAAGGGAATAAAAAGCAATATAGTAGTTGAAGTCCAGGACAAATTGGGTCAGATGCATGTAGGGCGTCCAGGCGTAAAACTGCTCCCAATAACGTGCTGCATACAGCAGAGGCACTGACAAAAAGGCAAAGGGCAGAAGCAACTGCAGGTGAAAAACTTTTTCGTAATCGACCACATGCTCGCGGCGTTTTGCTTCTTGCGGCAGAGGCGTCTCGCCGAGCTTCTCCAAAATGCCTGCCGGTAGGTACAGACGGAGCTCTTGGCGCACCTCAGGCGCCTCCGGCAGGAGACGGCGCAACTGGTCTAGCAGAATAACCTCAATTTCCTGGGAATGGTTGCGCCGCAAAAGGCCGATGATGGCATTGGTTTTCTTGGCCTGAATAAGACGTTTCAAGGTGCGCTCCAGCATTGGATCCGGTCCGGCGGTCAAGCGCATCAGCAGATATTCGAGGCGGTTCGCCAAGACGGTTGCCAAGGCGCTTTGCGTAGTTTCCTCATGGTCTTTTTGGAATTCTGCAAGAATAAAATTCAATAAAGCCGGCTTTTTTTGGACAATCGAAGACATGGTTACCGCGGCCTGGTCGCTGTGCCGCGGTTGCCCAGAAAGAGGCAGCAACAGCTCTAAAGTACGCCGTGTAGGAATGGCGCTCAAGGCCTGAATGGTGATGTTGCGTATGACTGGATCTGGATTTTCCAGAAATAGCGGGGTTTTCAGCTCGTGGCAGTAAAAAATCCCCAAATTGCGCGTAGCGCGGTAAGCAATGTCTTTGACAGGAGAAGAAATGCACTGAAGCAGATATTTCTTCAAGGCAGCCGAAGGATAGATGGCGGCAAAATCCACTAGCAGGCTCTGAATTTCCATTTCCGTCCGCTGTGTTAGCTGCGGTACGTAATCGTGAAAGGCCTTGCCGAACGAAGCTAGACGCATGTTGACGCGAGTTCGGTACCATTGCGGCGCTCCGGGCAGTGTTTCTACCATAAGCGGGATGGCCTTGACGTCTTCAAGGCGGGCTAAAGCCGCGCATAGGTATAGTTTGGTTTGTAGGTCCTTCTCTTTTGGTAAGGCTTCTTCTAAGGCGTGGTTGGTATTGGAACAGGGCAGCGCGGCTAAGAGGAGGGCGGCTTTGCGGCGGCGTGCCGCGAAGGAGGACCGTAATTGTTGGTGATAGCGGCGTTCAACATTTGTTTCCCGCAGGGCTTTGATGAATCGATTGCGAGGATCTTTGTGCAGCTGGTGCAGCTGGGTTAGATCCTGCAGCAAATCAAAGGCTCTGCGTTTGGCTTTGCGAATCCAAGGCCGCAGTGCTTCTTCGTCGTAGTAGGCAAAGTCCTGCAGCAGGTTGCGGGTTAAGGTCAACTGCTGCCGCTTGCGTCGGTGCAGGCGGTACTTTTGGTAGGCGATAAGCGCCAAACCATAGCCGATGAATAAGAGCAAACCGGCGCAAAGCCAATATAATTCTTCTAGAGTGACCAGCATCGTGTCACCTCCTTTTTGGGCAGGGGCTGCCTAGCTATGAACCTCTCGCACCAAAGCGGATCTTTTTCGTCAGGCGTTGTCAGAAAGTCTAGGCATAGCTCCACTATGCCTGCATTTTCTTTCGCGCTTGGCGAAAAAATCTTTCTCTTTGGTGGAGCGTTCACTAACTGTCAGCCCCTGTGGAAATTTGAAATATATCGAACCCCGCAACTCTCGTTCGAACCCTCTGGTTCTCCGATTCTCGTGTTCAATCTTTTTTTCTGTTACCTCTGGCTTTTCTCTGTTCCTCTGCGTTTCGTTCTCTTCTTTTAGAACTGTAAGGCTCTTTTTTGCCGGAACTTCAGCAGCACCAGACCGATAAGCTCTGGCAGAATATACGGTTTTTGCAGGTAATGCTCTACTTCCAAGGCCAAGGCGCGCTGAATGCCTTCGTGGTCTTTAAGGTGGGACAGGAAGAAAAATGGGATGGCTTGAGAAGACGAATTTTGCCGCAGCCGTTCTCGCAGGGCGAAGCCGTCGACTTTGGGCAGCAGCACCTCGGAGATAATCAGCTCCGGTTGGTGTTTTTCCACTGCGGCGAGGGCTTCTTCGCCATTAGCCGCAGTGAGAATGCTGAAGCCTTCCGCCTGCAGCAGGCTGCACAGTACTTCTAGGTGCAATTCGTCGGTGTCAACCAACAAGATTTGTCCCAAAGAAACGGAAACAGGAATGCCGGTATCCGTAAAGACGCGGTTTCTGCCCTGTTGCCGGGCGTTAGCGAGATATCCCTTGGCTGTTTGATAGAAAGCTTGCATGCAAAGTTCGGTTTCCTCGCACTGACGCTCGGTCAGATCAGACGAAGCAATGACGCCGATGGAAACAGTGGTGGCTTCGATGAAATGTGTAGACTGTTCGACCAGATAGCGCAGTTCTTCGGCGTAGGCCAGGGCGTTTTCTTTGGCGGCGCCTTCCAGATAGCAGGCAAAAACCGGTCCATCAACTTTGAATAAATGGCTGCCTGCTTGCAAGTGTTCTTTGAGAAACAGCGCCAGGCCGCGCAGCAGCTCGTCGCCAGCTCGGCTGCCGTGCCGGAGATTGACTTGCGCCAGATTGTCTGCGCCGATGAGCAGCAGCGCTCCTGAAGGCGCTTGATACCGCGCCTGTTTGCATTGCTCTTCTAGGTATTCTAAAAACACCTTTTCATTGTTGAGTTTGGTGAGGGGACACTGGAGCAGGTGGCTGGCCGCATGCTGGACATGTTCTTGAATGCGCAGATTTTTTTCCAGCAGCGCCAGATTTTCCTGATGCAGACGTTGAGTTTCTTTTTCCAGAGAAAATAATACGGTGTCATAGATTTGCGGCGTGGCGGCGGTATAGGTATTGGTGAGCTGACGCACTAGGGGTTCTAATTGCAGCAGTAAATCCAGGCCGCGGCGTTGATACAGCGTAGCAAAGAAGGCATGCCAATTTTCTTCGGTGCCGGGAAAATCATCTGGAAGCTGCAGGCAGTCGGTCAGCAGCGGGAAGGAAGTGCCAGCAAAGAGGACATGGATTTTCCGGCGCGAAAGCAGGCCCGTAAGACGCTGCAGTACTTGATTGAGCAAGGGGGTGTAGCTGTCCTGGGGGCGCAGTTTTTTGGCCTGCGGCGTCAACAGAGAACCGCAGGCCAAGTGGCGCAGTGTCTCTATATATACCGGTAAATCCCGGCGGATGACAGAACCGTGCTGCGGAGCGATTCGCTCTAAATCCAGCTGGGAAAATACTTCCATTGCAGAGCCCAGGATGTCGGAGGAAGGCATATAATGCTCATGAAAGGCTTTCATGGCTTCCAGGTAATTGAGACCGTCCCATTCGTCTGCGAATAAAGGAGCTTCTTCTGTCAGGACACCAAAGAGATCGCTGGAAAACAAGGTGCGGCTTTGCGGATCATAAGTGGCAAAGGCGCAAGGCGAATGCAAATAGGGCGTGGGATAAAACTGTAGCAAATGATCCTGCCCAAAAACGAGGCGGTGCTCCTGCTGGCTGATATTATAAAACTCAGAACGGACGCCATAGCACTTGATAATGGGAATGGCGCGCCAGTGCGCTACAAGCTGGCCTTGAAAGCAATACTGCTCCCAAAGAGGGACGCTGGCGCAAAAATCGGGATCCTGATGCTGCAGCACAATATAGCGCAACTTCTCGATGGGAATGAGCTGTGTTACCTTGTTCCAGACCTGCGGAAAGTCGAGGGGAGATCCAGGATCGATGAGTACGGCTTCTTCTTGAGCAACGATTAAATAAGGGTTGCAGTTCAGTGGCATCTGGTTGGCGGCAGCGCCCACCCAGTAAACGCCGTTATCAAGAGAGATTGGCTTTTGGCTGTCCTTAGACATAAGAAGTCTCCTTTCCGCGGCGCGGCAGCTATATCTTTACTTTATTCTGGGCGCTGGAAGCTCTTCCTGCCTGTTTTGGGAGGAAAAGGAAAAGAAAGCAAAATCAAAGTAAAGTCGTGCTGAATGACTAAAGAAGAAGCGCAGGAAATTTGTAAAATTTGTGGAAATACTTTGATTAATATTGGTTGTTGCGGTGAAGGTGGCTTTGTAGGCTCGTAAAAGCCAAGGGGCTTTGTAAATAAGGGAGGGCGTTCGTATGTCGAAGCAAGAAAAGCTGAAAGTGCTGTTTGTGGATGATGAAGCAAATGTACTTAGCGCGATTCGCCGGGCGGTGCAGGACGAGGAATATGAGGCGCTTTTTGCTAAAAGCGGCAAAGAAGCCTTGGCGTTGTTGGAAACTGAGAACATTGCCGTTCTGGTTACCGATATGCGCATGCCGGAAATGGACGGATTACAGCTTTTAAAGCTGGCGAAAGAGCAGTTTCCCGCTACGGTGCGCATGGTTTTATCGGGGTATACCCAATTAAGCCAGGTTTTAGCGACGGTGAATCATGCCGATGTGTTTAGCTTTATTACCAAACCATGGGATGATGATTTTTCGCGCTTTATTTACCGGGCCTTGGAATATTATCAACTGAAAAAAATGGAAGCAAACATGAAAGAGACCTTGGAGTCTCGTAATAACGCCTATAAAAAAGTGTTAGACCGTATGGAAGGCAAGATGAAAGAGCAGGAGCTTCGCTTAGGGCGTATTTTGGCGTTAAGCGTGCAAACGGAAAAAGCCCGCCAGGCTGGCGCGGAGGAAGCAATGCTGCAGGCGGCGGTCCGTTGGATTCATGGGTATGCTTCTGGACTCACGCCGGAAGGATTTTCTTTGCACGAAGAAGCCGAACACCTCAAAGAGTGGTTAGTGGAGTATGCAGGCTCGGAAGAGAGAGTTCTGGAAAACTACGAAGCCCTGGGAAACGTACGAGGCTTACGTTTTTTGCCTGGATTACTGTTAAAAACGTTCCTTAATGGGGAGCAGACGCTCTTGCAGGGGCAAGTATCGCTGCGCTGGGAAGGCGAGAAAAAAATTATTCTTGAATTGCTGTTGATTACCCCCTTGGCGAGCGAAAGCCAACGGCAACTGGAAAGGTTTTTTAAAGAGCATCTGCGTGATAGCGAGATTTGGTTTGAAGAAGCGGAACTGGCGGACCGACGAGTGCTGAAGATAGGGCAGCCATTTTCGTTGCTTTAAGGCGCAGCCGCCACGGCGGCGAAGGGAGGCGGACCGGTTGAAAGCATCCATTCTCTTTGTTGATGATGAGAAACCGATTTTGCGTTCATTACGGAGAGTTTTTCAAGATACGGAGTACGAATTATTCTTTGTGGAAAGCGGCGATGCCGCCTTGCGCTTTTTGCAGTTGCAGCGAGTGGATCTGGTAATCAGCGATATGCGCATGCCGGGAATGGACGGGCATCAACTATTGCGGCGCATAAAAGAACTGTATCCGCAAACCATGCGCCTCATTCTTAGCGGCTTTGCGGAGAAAAACAGGGTGTTTACTTCGCTCCTGGATGGGTCGGCACAGATGTATTTGCTTAAGCCTTGGGACAATGAAGCTTTGTTGAGTTTGGTCGATAAAGTGCTGCTCCTGCAGAACACCTTGCGGGATAAAAAGCTGTTGACGCAAATTGAGTTTTTGGGGCAATTGCCTACGTTGCCGGAAACCTATGAAAAGCTATGCCGTTTTATCGAGGAAGAAGCGGACGTAAAAGAGATGGCGGTGCTGGTCGAGTCGGACCCGGTGATTGCCGGCAAACTACTGCAAGTAGCGAACGCCGCTTTTTATGGGGCTAAAATTGGTTCGGTACAGCAGGCTATTTCCTACTTGGGCCTAAATGTTTTGCGGGATTTGGTCTTGGCGAGCGGGCTTTTTGCCGCGCCTTCCGTGGGGCTGGCGGAGCGGAAGGTGCTGGACTTATTTTGGAGTCATTCCGTACAGGTGAACCGCTTTGTGCATCGCTTATACCAAGCCGTCTATAAAAAAAATATTTTGGAAGAATTTGCTTCCGTAGGACTGCTCCATGACTTAGGGGTCGTCGCCTTGCTAAAAGGATTTGGCGAAACCTTTTTGCCGTGGCCTTGGTATAAAGAGCAGCTTTTAGCTGGCGGGCTAAGCGCCTTGATGACGGCAGAACGAGAAAAATTCGGCGTTGCTCACAACGAGCTGGGCGGGTATTTGCTGCATTGGTGGCAGCTTCCTTATGCGTTGGTAGAAGCGGCGCTTTATCACCATGAGCCGTTAGCCGGGCATGTGGTGCATAAGGAACTGTTGTGCCTGGTTCATATTGCCAACAGCTTTTCCTGGGGGCAACTGCTGAAAAAAGAACTTTATTGCGTAGACGAATCGATTTGGCGTTTTGTCGGTCTCCAGCCGGGAACGGTGACGAAACTGCTGGCGGAACCGGAAACGAAATGAGGAGGTGAAGGCCATGGACGATAAAAATCAACCATGGAATATTTTAGTGGTTGACGATGATCGTTTTTCCCGGGCCATCTTGATAAATGCCTTAGAAAAAGACGGCTATGTCTGTCGGGAAGCAAAAGACGGCGTAGAAGCGCTGGAGATGTATCAAGCGCAAACGCCGGACCTGATTCTGATGGATGTAGAGATGCCTCGCATGGGCGGCGTGGAAGCCTGCAGGCGTATCCGGGAGCTGGAAGACTCCTCTCATGTGATGATCTTATTTATTACGGGCCATGATGAATCCAGCGATACCATCGAGCAGGCTTTTGCCGCCGGCGGTGACGATTATCTCCTTAAACCGGTCAATTTAGTCGTAATGCGCCAGCGCTTGGGACGCATGCTGGAGCATTCCGCCTTGATGCGGCGCATTCTTTTCCAAAATGACATGTTGCTGCAAATGCGCCAGATTAGCTTCGATTTTCTGCAGGAACGCGATGTCCAGGCAACTTTGGGGCGCGTGCTGCAGCAATCGTTGCGGCTGACGTCGTCGGCGCTAGGCGCGGTGTACTTGTTGAATGAAAAAGAAAACTGCATGCACTTGGCGGTGCAGGAAGGGATTTCCTTGGAGCCGATTGCTGTCTGTATTGCCAAAGGGCGGCATATGGTGGGACGCGCATGGGAAAAGGCGGAACCTTTTTTTGTTAATGAATATTCGACCTGGGAAGATCGCTTGCAGGGATCTGCTTGGAGTGATTTATGCCACATGGCGGCGCTGCCGCTGACGAGGGGCGGCATTGTTTTTGGCGTGATGGTGCTGGGTCGGCGGCGCGAACAAGGGGAGTTTACGGAGGCGCGCAAAAATGTGCTAATCCAATTGGCCGATTTATTGGCGCTAGTGGTAGATAACGCCCGCATCATGGAAGCCTTAGAAGAAGAAGTAAAACGAAGAGAATGCGCCCAACGGGAAGTGGAGGAAACTAATGGGGAGCTTTCGCTGGCGCTGACCACGCTGCAACAGGCGCAGAGTAAAATGGTGCAGCAGGAGAAATTGGCTGGCGTAGGCCAACTGGCAGCCGGCGTGGCCCACGAGATAAACAACCCCCTAGGTTTTGTAAGCAGTAATTTTTCGATGCTGCAACGCTATGTGGAACGCTTGTGCGAGCTGATCGAGGCGTACAAAAACGCGCTGGAGCAGGCGGAAGTCGAAGAAGCAGCCCAAGCGGTTGTGGCAGGCATGCGGGAAAAGGAAAAAAGCGCCAAATTGGAGCTGATGTTGGAAGATTTACCGGAACTTTTTGAGGAGACGAAGGACGGTATTGAACGTATCGGCAAAATTGTCAAGGCGTTGCGCGCTTTTTCGCGCGTGGATTCTTTAGATCAGTTCGGGGAATATGACTTGAACAGCGGCCTGGATACCACGTTGATTGTGGCGCGTAACGAGATAAAATATGTTGCTAAGATTGAGAAAAAGCTGGCGTCCTTGCCGATGATTCAAGCGATAGGCAGTCAAATTAACCAAGTACTGCTAAATCTCTTGGTGAATGCCGCACAGGCGATACAAGCGGAAGGAAGGGAGGGGCAAGGAACCATCCGCATTCAGACGTCTCAAGAAGAGGACTGGGTGCGCTGCTCCATCTACAATGACGGACCGCCTATTCCGGAAGACATTCGAGATCGTTTGTTTGAGCCTTTCTTTACGACGAAGCCGGTTGGGAAGGGTACCGGGCTGGGCTTAAGCATTTCTTATGAAATTGTCGTACAAAAGCATCATGGAGAAATCTTTTTTACCAGTGATGAAAGCGGTACGGAATTTGTGCTGCGCTTGCCGGTTATGCAGCCTGATGTTACTATCGCGGCGATTCTCTAGCGCTATACTGTAAATACAACGCGGGCAGTTAAGAAGCAACGTCTTCTTGGCTGCTCCTTTTGTTTTGGCGTTGCCACAGTAAATGACGCCCTGGGGATATATAGAAGGTAGCGCTAGTATAGGAAGACCGGTCTTCCGCCATGAGGTGGAAGAAAATGAAAAACATAGAAGAACTAGTAAGGGAGGCTCAAGAAGGCAAGAAAGCCGCGTTCGAGGAATTGTGCCGCCGTTTTACGGGGCTGGTTCGTTCGCGGGCAAGACAAAGCTTTGCCCGCAGCGTCCGCGAAGATATGGAAGGTGCGGCCTGGCTGGCTTTTGCCAAAGCTGTTAGAGAGTACCGTGCCGGCAGCGGCCATTTTGAAGGCTATGCGGCGCAGTGTGTTGCCTATGCCGTTTGGAACGCCTTTCAAAAAGAATGTAAATGTTGGCAGCGGCAGGCGGGAAGCCTAGATGCCGAGGGCTTTCCCGAAGCGGCAGGGATGGAAAATGTAGAAGAAACGGTGGAGAAAAAACTGCTGGAAGAAAAGCTGCGGCAAACCGTGAAGCGGTTATCCTCCAGGCAGCGGCAAGTTGTGCAGGAACGGCTGAGGGGGAGGTCGGTGCAAGAAATTGCCAAGCAGATGGGGGTAAGCCATCAAGCGGTCTCGCGGCTGCTGTCCAGAGCGGCGGAAGCGGTGCGCTGCGCCTGGAAAGTAAAAAAATAAAAAGAAAGGTTGCCAAACGCTCGCCCGAGCAATGTCTCTGAGTGAAAGGGGGTGAGCTTCATGGCAGTAAGCAAAGCAGTGGAATCCAGCAAAATGGTGCTGCGGGTGCAAACCGGTCTTGACGCCGCCGGTAAGGCGGTATACAAGAATGTATCCTTGAGCGGTTTGAATCCTGCCGCCGCCGATGCAGACGTCTACGACGCCGCAACCGCGCTGGGCGGACTCCAAAAAGACACCGTGGCCTCGGTGCTGCGCGTCGACCAGGGACACCTGACTAACGCGTAAGACAGACCTAGCGTAGAAAAACAAGGAGGTGAAAACCATGACGAAACGTCTGGAAATGATCTTTCGGGACGAAGCCGGTAAAGAAGCGACTCTTTCCTTGGTCAACCCCAAAGACGATCTGACTAAGGCTGGCGTAATGGCGGTCATGCAGACCGTTGCCACCAAGCGCTTGTTCCAAAACAAGAACGGCGCTTTGGTAACGCCGGTGTCCTGCCAGGTTCATACGCAGGATACGCAGGCTTTGGCCTAATAAAGAACCGGGCGGCGGGGCAACCTGCTACCCGGTTTTTTATGTGGAGAAAAGCCGGGGGAATTGGATTTGAACAGGAGTAAAAGGAGTAAAGGGAGGGTACGAATGAGGGTGACGGGGTGCGGTTTTTAGCAGGTAACAGGCACAAAAATATTAGATATGAGTCAAGGGTGCTGCTGATTTAATGAGTGCACCGTCAAGGTAGGATATT comes from Anaeromusa acidaminophila DSM 3853 and encodes:
- a CDS encoding RNA polymerase sigma factor, with protein sequence MKNIEELVREAQEGKKAAFEELCRRFTGLVRSRARQSFARSVREDMEGAAWLAFAKAVREYRAGSGHFEGYAAQCVAYAVWNAFQKECKCWQRQAGSLDAEGFPEAAGMENVEETVEKKLLEEKLRQTVKRLSSRQRQVVQERLRGRSVQEIAKQMGVSHQAVSRLLSRAAEAVRCAWKVKK
- a CDS encoding DUF1659 domain-containing protein encodes the protein MAVSKAVESSKMVLRVQTGLDAAGKAVYKNVSLSGLNPAAADADVYDAATALGGLQKDTVASVLRVDQGHLTNA
- a CDS encoding DUF2922 domain-containing protein; translation: MTKRLEMIFRDEAGKEATLSLVNPKDDLTKAGVMAVMQTVATKRLFQNKNGALVTPVSCQVHTQDTQALA